The Candidatus Neomarinimicrobiota bacterium DNA segment GCGACTCCTGGAGAACCGAATGTCTATGTGGAAGAATCTGGTGATGGCGCATTTGTTGCTATGAATCCACTTGTTAAAATAAGCGCTGAAGGGAAACTTACTTATCGGCTCTCCCCAACCATTAAAGTTTCTTACATTTTTTTCTGGAATAAGATCAATTTTCGCGAATATTCCCATTTATTCAAGTTAAACCCGGGTGGAGATTATCAACAGTTCAAATACGGATATACACAATCGTTGATTTGGAATCATACTTTGAGTTCCAAGTCCTTTTATACTCTTAAGCTTTCCGATACATTCTTTGATTATAAAAGGTATGTATATCAGGATCCTCTCGATTCTCGATATGTTGACCCTAAACGTTTAAATGATGCTTCACAGAAAGCATTTAAGACAGGTGGAACTGAAATGTGGCATTATTACCGGAATACTCGTTCATTTGGAGGAAAGGTGGATTTAACCAGTCAAATCAATAATTCACATCAAGCAAAAATCGGATTGGAGTTCAGGCAGAACAATTTGTATTTCCACGAATTCGAGATAATTCCTAAGAGAAATGATGCAGGAATCATTATTAGACCTTTTGAACCTACTCCTGCCCGTTCTACATCCATCGCAAATAATCGTTACCGTCACCATCCCGTTGAGGCAGCGGCATATATTCAAGACAAAATGGAATTTGAAGAAATGATTGTTAATGTAGGTCTACGATATGATTATTTTAACGCAAATGCGAAAGTTCCTATTGATCTTAGAGATCCCGACAATGCAAAATATTTTACGGTTCTTTCTCCCCAGGATAATAGTGTTCGAATAGTGGGAGAAAGTATATATGATTCCGCTATTATGGGTGAAATTCTCGATACTGTCAATGTCCGGGGAAACAAATGGAAAAATAATTATAGAAATGCAAAACCTTTACACAATTTGAGTCCTCGGGTTGGAATTTCTTATCCCATTACAGACCGGGGCGCTATCCATTTTTCTTATGGCCATTTTTCCCAAATACCCACCTTTGAGCAGTTATTTGACAATTCGGAATTTGAGGTTTGGCCTGGATTATCTTCCATGATGGGCAATGCAGAACTGAAACCACAACGTACGGTTATTTATGAAATTGGTTTACAACAACAACTTTCGGAAAATATTGGCATTGATATAACCAGTTTTTACAAAGATATTAGACATCTTTTAGGCATGGAAATCATTACTACTTACACTCAGGATAGGTATGCTCGTTTTATTAACCGTGACTATGGGAATGTAAAGGGTATCACCTTAGCTCTTGAGAAAAGGAGGTCAAACTATATTTATGCTTCCGTTGACTATACCTATCAAGTAGCTGAGGGTAACGCCTCCGATCCACAGCAAGTCTTCAAAGATGCTAAGAGTAATAAAGAGAGTGAGATTCAAATCGTCCCACTGGACTGGGATCAGACACATACTCTCAATTTTAATATAACTATAAGTCAACCAGGGAATTGGGGCTTGAGTGTTATTGCAAGGGTGGGAAGCGGGCTTCCATACACACCCAAAATTGAAAATGTAGGGGCAACCTTTAAAAACAGTGAAAGAAAACCACCCCAATATTCATTCGATCTGAAAGCACAAAAGGAGTTTAAAACTTTGGGTACAGTGTACTCTGTCTATGTTAAAGCGTATAATATTTTTGATCGGCAAAATGAAAAGCTTGTTTTTTCAGATACCGGACGAGCCGGTTATACTATTGATCCTCCGGTAAGTGTGAGAGGTGTGAATACTTTGGATGAATTCCTGACCAGACCTGATTACTACTCCGAACCAAGGAGAGTAATATTTGGGGTTTCGATTGGATTTTGATGAGCAAAATTTAGCAAGGCATTCATGGCCTTATCATCAGAAATCCGTCAGCTGACGGATAACGCCGTGAACGGTTAATGAGGGAAATATATGCGGATAAATCAAAATTGTAACGGGTTTACTGAATGTTTGCGTAAATGAAAATTATATTTTCAGATGGATACATTTTAATATTAAAGACAGACACTAAATAATCGTCCCTGAAA contains these protein-coding regions:
- a CDS encoding TonB-dependent receptor, whose amino-acid sequence is MSSILHGFSKSAKLYLIKNLISRRVNILFIFLCVCILGSTLKAGTTGKITGTVRDLSTGESLIGANIIIEGTSMGAATDVDGQYIILNISPGIYDVKSMMIGYTSVRTVGIKISIDVTTALNFQLQPSILEFEEVTITAERTIVQKDLTSSLSIVGSDEIAGMPVEEFEDVLALQAGIIIGTGGEIHIRGGRSSEISYLVDGISVTDPFSGELAIEIENNSIQELQVISGTFNAEYGQAMSGIIDIVTKEGGDRLRGNISFYSGDYLSRNNNLFMNIDNINFKNVSNVQLSMDGPLPLFGNKLSFFLTGRYYDTQGWLYGKRRFLPADSSNFANWDVRKDDVGADSTANTGDDGEGDDSATPGEPNVYVEESGDGAFVAMNPLVKISAEGKLTYRLSPTIKVSYIFFWNKINFREYSHLFKLNPGGDYQQFKYGYTQSLIWNHTLSSKSFYTLKLSDTFFDYKRYVYQDPLDSRYVDPKRLNDASQKAFKTGGTEMWHYYRNTRSFGGKVDLTSQINNSHQAKIGLEFRQNNLYFHEFEIIPKRNDAGIIIRPFEPTPARSTSIANNRYRHHPVEAAAYIQDKMEFEEMIVNVGLRYDYFNANAKVPIDLRDPDNAKYFTVLSPQDNSVRIVGESIYDSAIMGEILDTVNVRGNKWKNNYRNAKPLHNLSPRVGISYPITDRGAIHFSYGHFSQIPTFEQLFDNSEFEVWPGLSSMMGNAELKPQRTVIYEIGLQQQLSENIGIDITSFYKDIRHLLGMEIITTYTQDRYARFINRDYGNVKGITLALEKRRSNYIYASVDYTYQVAEGNASDPQQVFKDAKSNKESEIQIVPLDWDQTHTLNFNITISQPGNWGLSVIARVGSGLPYTPKIENVGATFKNSERKPPQYSFDLKAQKEFKTLGTVYSVYVKAYNIFDRQNEKLVFSDTGRAGYTIDPPVSVRGVNTLDEFLTRPDYYSEPRRVIFGVSIGF